A single genomic interval of Catenulispora sp. GP43 harbors:
- a CDS encoding ABC transporter substrate-binding protein, whose protein sequence is MKKETAVIPKFSIRAGAAAAALAMVLTACGSSSGANAGSTMGPGFDLASKQVLNPSAKTGGTINLVSSQSFDSMDPGITYSAQTWNLFRMFARPMMAYEHTPGGNQIVGDLATGPGVQSNGGRTWTYTLRDNATFEDGTPITSNDVRWAIERSNWSSLVGNGPTYFHNILTPPGDHRFDNLDVYKDGDKLFDNIIVTTDPKKITFNLPQAFGEFDYVMTLLQTAPVERTVDSKDAGDTYAKRPISTGAYKIASYSPGKELKLVRNDAYNQQSDPNHMHTALADSVDVQLGVDSGERDQELLDGQADADLGSALTVANHAKVLQDPVLKSQTDDAPDYSIAYSSINTQLIQDVSCRQAIEYAVDKNTVLNQLGGQWGGTIATNLLTDGIPGAVQFPSYTYNPAQAKTLLAKCKAESPDLFDSSGSLTFKIAAQTNAPDLQNAATAIQSSLAGVGINTQVTLFPFGQYSQYCGNQAYAKAHRLGMCLANWGPDWLTGYGMLDQLVTRNGISATGSQNYAFLDDPTINDLEKAALASSEPTTQQQDWVKIDHRVMDLAAVVPLMDRHIMRFRSARLTNVMIDQAGSGGYDLSVLGLK, encoded by the coding sequence ATGAAGAAGGAAACCGCTGTGATACCTAAGTTCTCGATCCGCGCGGGGGCCGCCGCCGCGGCGCTCGCCATGGTCCTGACCGCCTGCGGCTCGAGCAGCGGCGCGAACGCGGGCTCGACCATGGGCCCGGGCTTCGACCTGGCGAGCAAGCAGGTGCTGAACCCCTCGGCCAAGACCGGCGGCACCATCAACCTGGTCTCCTCGCAGTCGTTCGACTCGATGGACCCCGGAATCACCTACTCCGCGCAGACCTGGAACCTGTTCCGGATGTTCGCCCGGCCGATGATGGCCTACGAGCACACCCCCGGCGGCAACCAGATCGTCGGCGACCTGGCCACCGGCCCCGGCGTGCAGAGCAACGGCGGCCGGACCTGGACCTACACCCTGCGCGACAACGCCACCTTCGAGGACGGCACGCCGATCACCTCGAACGACGTCCGCTGGGCCATCGAACGCTCCAACTGGTCCTCGCTGGTCGGCAACGGCCCGACCTACTTCCACAACATCCTGACCCCGCCCGGCGACCACCGGTTCGACAACCTCGACGTCTACAAGGACGGCGACAAGCTCTTCGACAACATCATCGTCACCACGGACCCGAAGAAGATCACCTTCAACCTCCCGCAGGCCTTCGGTGAGTTCGACTACGTGATGACCCTGCTGCAGACCGCGCCGGTCGAGCGCACCGTGGACTCCAAGGACGCCGGCGACACCTACGCCAAGCGGCCGATCTCCACCGGCGCCTACAAGATCGCCAGCTACTCCCCGGGCAAGGAGCTGAAGCTGGTCCGCAACGACGCGTACAACCAGCAGTCCGACCCCAACCACATGCACACCGCCCTGGCCGACTCGGTCGACGTGCAGCTCGGCGTGGACTCCGGCGAACGCGACCAGGAACTGCTGGACGGCCAGGCCGACGCCGACCTGGGCTCGGCGCTGACCGTGGCCAACCACGCCAAGGTCCTGCAGGACCCGGTCCTGAAGTCGCAGACCGACGACGCCCCGGACTACTCGATCGCCTACTCCTCGATCAACACGCAGCTGATCCAGGACGTGTCCTGCCGGCAGGCCATCGAGTACGCGGTGGACAAGAACACCGTGCTGAACCAGCTCGGCGGCCAGTGGGGCGGCACCATCGCCACCAACCTGCTCACCGACGGCATCCCCGGCGCGGTGCAGTTCCCGAGCTACACCTACAACCCCGCGCAGGCCAAGACGCTGCTGGCCAAGTGCAAGGCCGAATCGCCGGACCTGTTCGACAGCAGCGGCTCGCTGACCTTCAAGATCGCCGCGCAGACCAACGCCCCGGACCTGCAGAACGCCGCGACCGCGATCCAGTCCTCGCTGGCCGGCGTCGGCATCAACACGCAGGTGACGCTGTTCCCGTTCGGCCAGTACAGCCAGTACTGCGGCAACCAGGCCTACGCCAAGGCGCACCGGCTGGGCATGTGCCTGGCCAACTGGGGCCCGGACTGGCTGACCGGCTACGGCATGCTCGACCAGCTGGTCACCCGGAACGGCATCTCGGCCACCGGCAGCCAGAACTACGCGTTCCTGGACGACCCGACGATCAACGACCTGGAGAAGGCCGCGCTGGCCAGTTCCGAGCCGACCACCCAGCAGCAGGACTGGGTGAAGATCGACCACCGGGTGATGGACCTGGCGGCCGTCGTGCCGCTGATGGACCGGCACATCATGCGGTTCCGCTCGGCGCGGCTCACCAACGTGATGATCGACCAGGCCGGCAGCGGCGGCTACGACCTGTCGGTCCTGGGCCTGAAGTGA
- a CDS encoding ABC transporter permease → MPQPQASEPLSLPPQSWPQQSASLPHAQASDSLLREQPPSSGLPRPQASVPPLPPPRSWPQQPPPSLPQTPAPLTPPPLPPPPPPPAPAPRSRSSRKPGRRRAKRSLAATLWPFQAFTRPAPQNTARIRSRSTSATVWRKLRADRAAVLGGCTVVVLVLLAVFAPVVAGAFSVDPNTLHPELTDATFGPHGGFGGISWAHPLGVDQRMGRDILARLLYGSRVSLLIAGGATLLSVGLGVALGVLSGYLGGRVDLVVMRVADVFLAFPLMLFALGLTGALSDQAFGLSGNALRIAIMIFVMGFFNWPYIARIVRAEVLSLRGREFVDAARAMGASTRWIVGRELLPNLLAPILVYTTLLIPANIVFEAGLSALGIGLNPPASSWGQMLTDAVATVYTDPEYLIVPGMAVFITVLAFNLFGDGLRNATDPTAQ, encoded by the coding sequence ATGCCGCAGCCGCAAGCTTCGGAACCGCTGTCGCTGCCGCCGCAATCCTGGCCGCAGCAGTCGGCGTCGCTGCCGCACGCGCAAGCGTCGGACTCGCTGCTGCGCGAGCAGCCGCCATCATCAGGGCTGCCGCGCCCGCAAGCTTCGGTGCCGCCGCTGCCGCCGCCGCGATCCTGGCCGCAGCAGCCACCGCCGTCGCTCCCGCAAACACCAGCGCCCCTGACGCCCCCACCGCTCCCGCCGCCACCACCGCCGCCCGCGCCCGCACCCCGCTCCCGGTCCTCGCGCAAGCCGGGCCGGCGCCGTGCCAAGCGCAGCCTCGCCGCGACCCTGTGGCCCTTCCAAGCCTTCACCCGCCCCGCCCCCCAGAACACCGCGCGCATCCGCTCGCGCTCCACCTCCGCCACGGTCTGGCGCAAGCTGCGTGCCGACCGCGCCGCGGTCCTCGGTGGCTGCACCGTCGTCGTGCTGGTGCTGCTGGCGGTGTTCGCGCCGGTGGTCGCGGGGGCCTTCAGCGTGGATCCGAACACGCTGCATCCCGAGCTCACCGATGCCACCTTCGGGCCGCACGGCGGCTTCGGCGGCATCAGCTGGGCCCATCCGCTCGGGGTGGACCAGCGGATGGGGCGGGACATCCTGGCGCGGCTGCTGTACGGGTCGCGGGTGAGCCTGCTGATCGCCGGCGGGGCGACGCTGCTGAGCGTCGGGCTCGGGGTGGCGCTCGGGGTGCTGTCCGGGTACCTCGGGGGGCGGGTCGATCTGGTCGTCATGCGGGTCGCCGACGTGTTCCTGGCGTTCCCGCTGATGCTGTTCGCGCTCGGTCTCACCGGGGCGCTGTCCGACCAGGCCTTCGGCCTGTCCGGGAACGCGCTGCGGATCGCCATCATGATCTTCGTGATGGGCTTCTTCAACTGGCCCTACATCGCGCGCATCGTGCGTGCCGAGGTGCTCTCGCTGCGGGGGCGGGAGTTCGTCGACGCGGCGCGGGCGATGGGTGCCTCGACCCGATGGATCGTGGGACGGGAGCTGTTGCCGAACCTGTTGGCGCCGATCCTCGTCTACACCACTTTGCTCATCCCGGCGAACATCGTCTTCGAAGCCGGATTGTCCGCATTGGGCATAGGTCTGAACCCTCCTGCCTCGTCCTGGGGCCAGATGCTGACCGACGCCGTCGCCACCGTGTACACCGACCCCGAGTATCTGATCGTGCCGGGCATGGCAGTATTCATCACCGTGCTGGCGTTCAACCTGTTCGGCGACGGGTTGCGGAACGCCACCGATCCCACCGCACAGTGA
- a CDS encoding heavy metal-binding domain-containing protein, with amino-acid sequence MADKIAHTAEGVPEDAMRRLAELKPGSPGAIFTSDLSVNEFLLVKEAGFRPLGLVLGSSIYHVGLQVARWGKSQELDVLSQAMYHARELAMSRMEAEADALGADGIVGVRLEVEFKEFGNDVAEFIAIGTAVKDDGSGQHGNVTWRNNKNQPFTSDLSGQDFWTLIRAGYAPLGMVMGSCVYHIAHQRFGAALGNIGKNVELEQFTQALYDARELAMARMQSEAEALHAEGIVGVQLRNHSHTWGSHTTEFFALGTAVRPLRPDHQIERPTMVLSLD; translated from the coding sequence ATGGCTGACAAGATCGCCCACACCGCCGAGGGCGTGCCCGAGGACGCCATGCGGCGCCTGGCCGAGCTCAAGCCCGGTTCGCCCGGCGCGATCTTCACCTCGGACCTGTCGGTGAACGAGTTCCTGCTGGTCAAGGAGGCCGGCTTCCGGCCCCTGGGGTTGGTCCTGGGCTCCTCGATCTACCACGTCGGCCTGCAGGTGGCGCGCTGGGGCAAGAGCCAGGAGCTCGACGTCCTGAGCCAGGCCATGTACCACGCCCGTGAGCTGGCCATGTCCCGCATGGAGGCCGAGGCCGACGCCCTCGGCGCGGACGGCATCGTGGGCGTCCGCCTGGAGGTGGAGTTCAAGGAGTTCGGCAACGACGTCGCGGAGTTCATCGCGATCGGCACCGCGGTCAAGGACGACGGCAGCGGCCAGCACGGCAACGTCACCTGGCGCAACAACAAGAACCAGCCGTTCACCTCGGACCTGTCCGGCCAGGACTTCTGGACGCTGATCCGGGCCGGCTACGCCCCGCTGGGCATGGTCATGGGCTCGTGCGTGTACCACATCGCGCACCAGCGCTTCGGCGCGGCGCTGGGCAACATCGGCAAGAACGTCGAGCTGGAGCAGTTCACCCAGGCCCTGTACGACGCCCGCGAGCTGGCCATGGCCCGGATGCAGTCCGAGGCCGAGGCGCTGCACGCCGAGGGCATCGTCGGGGTGCAGCTGCGCAACCACAGCCACACCTGGGGCTCGCACACCACCGAGTTCTTCGCCCTGGGCACGGCGGTGCGCCCGCTGCGCCCGGACCACCAGATCGAGCGCCCGACGATGGTGCTGAGCCTGGACTAG
- a CDS encoding heavy metal-binding domain-containing protein: MEQLPQAAQARMDEIRGSGTWGSALTTNEFAAVRAAGFEPVGQVLGSCVYHLGYTGAYNCPGAWMGGAGYTSTSTGRYSAYGPLTQSLYEARRLAVDRMSTECSLLGGDGVVGVRLTIGRFPAGGLEFSAIGTAVRAANSAVRPRTPFTSHVTGQEFAKLVMNGWVPVSLVLGIAIGTRHDDWWTRMSSRRWAGNQEVAGYTDLVNQTRHASRAELARHVKGVHADGVVVSSIELEIRERECPVTDGQRDHICEATAIGTAIAAFKTTGQPARTGSLAIMSLDPERRAAARSESSVRYL; this comes from the coding sequence ATGGAACAGCTCCCGCAGGCGGCCCAGGCCCGGATGGACGAGATCCGGGGCTCCGGCACCTGGGGCTCGGCCCTGACCACCAACGAGTTCGCCGCCGTGCGCGCCGCCGGCTTCGAGCCGGTGGGCCAGGTCTTGGGCTCGTGCGTCTACCACCTGGGCTACACCGGCGCCTACAACTGCCCCGGGGCGTGGATGGGCGGCGCCGGCTACACCTCGACCTCCACCGGCCGCTACTCGGCCTACGGGCCGCTGACGCAGTCCCTGTACGAGGCCCGCCGACTGGCGGTGGACCGGATGAGCACCGAGTGCTCGCTGCTCGGCGGGGACGGCGTGGTCGGGGTCCGGCTGACGATCGGGCGCTTCCCGGCCGGCGGCCTGGAGTTCTCGGCGATCGGCACCGCGGTGCGCGCCGCGAACAGCGCGGTGCGGCCGCGCACGCCGTTCACCTCGCACGTCACCGGCCAGGAGTTCGCCAAGCTGGTGATGAACGGCTGGGTCCCGGTCTCGCTGGTGCTCGGCATCGCCATCGGCACCCGGCACGACGACTGGTGGACCCGGATGTCCTCGCGCCGCTGGGCCGGCAACCAGGAGGTGGCCGGCTACACCGACCTGGTGAACCAGACCCGCCACGCCTCCCGGGCCGAGCTGGCCCGGCACGTGAAGGGCGTGCACGCCGACGGCGTGGTGGTGTCCTCCATCGAGCTGGAGATCCGGGAGCGGGAGTGCCCGGTCACCGACGGCCAGCGGGACCACATCTGCGAGGCGACGGCGATCGGCACCGCCATAGCGGCGTTCAAGACCACCGGCCAGCCGGCCCGGACCGGCTCGCTGGCGATCATGTCGCTGGACCCGGAGCGGCGCGCCGCCGCCCGGAGTGAGTCGTCAGTGCGATACCTGTGA
- a CDS encoding enoyl-CoA hydratase/isomerase family protein yields MGEFVRVETDGSVGVIRLDRPKMNALNVQVQRELHEAAEQVGSDPAIRAVVIWGGERVFAAGADIKEMQDMSYADMAQHSVRLQDAFKALAAIPKPVIAAITGYALGGGCELALTADFRVAAEDAKLGQPEILLGLIPGAGGTQRLPRLVGPARAKDLIFSGRQVGATEALAIGLVDRVVPAADVYKTAVEWAGTFAGGPSLALKAAKEAVNRGLEVDLDTGLEIERLQFTGTFATEDRTEGMRAFVAKEKAAFTGR; encoded by the coding sequence AGATGAACGCGCTGAACGTGCAGGTGCAGCGCGAGCTGCACGAGGCGGCCGAGCAGGTCGGCTCCGACCCGGCGATCCGCGCGGTGGTGATCTGGGGCGGTGAGCGGGTCTTCGCGGCCGGTGCCGACATCAAGGAGATGCAGGACATGTCCTACGCGGACATGGCCCAGCACTCCGTGCGGCTCCAGGACGCCTTCAAGGCGCTGGCCGCCATCCCCAAGCCGGTCATCGCCGCCATCACCGGCTACGCCCTGGGCGGCGGCTGTGAGCTGGCCCTGACCGCCGACTTCCGGGTCGCGGCCGAGGACGCCAAGCTCGGCCAGCCGGAGATCCTGCTGGGCCTGATCCCCGGCGCCGGCGGGACCCAGCGGCTGCCGCGGCTGGTCGGTCCGGCCAGGGCCAAGGACCTGATCTTCTCCGGGCGGCAGGTCGGCGCCACCGAGGCGCTGGCCATCGGCCTGGTGGACCGCGTGGTGCCGGCCGCGGATGTGTACAAGACTGCTGTGGAGTGGGCCGGCACTTTCGCCGGCGGTCCCTCGTTGGCCTTGAAGGCGGCCAAGGAGGCCGTGAACCGCGGGCTGGAGGTGGATCTGGACACCGGTCTGGAGATCGAGCGCCTGCAGTTCACCGGGACGTTCGCCACCGAGGACCGGACCGAGGGCATGCGGGCCTTCGTCGCCAAGGAGAAGGCGGCGTTCACCGGACGCTGA